DNA from Dokdonella koreensis DS-123:
CCTTCGCGCGCCAGCAGCATCAGCACGCCGACGTCCTGGAAGTCGAGCAGGCTCGCCTCGGGCGAGGCCAGGCGCGCCACCGCGCGGCGGTGGTAGAGCCGCAGGCCCGAGGTGAAATCACGCAGCGGCAGGCCGGTCAGCACGCGCAGGTAGTGCCAGGCGACGCGCTTGGGCCGGCTGAGCCGCTCGGTGCAGGTGCCGATCACCACGTCCGCTCCGCTGCGCGCCTGTTCGCCGAACAGCGCCGGCAGCGAGGACGGCAGGTGCTGGCCGTCCGCATCCAGGGTCACCACGCCGCCGTAGCCGCGCCGCAAGGCGTAGCGGATGCCGGCCTGGGTCGCCCCCCAGGCACCCAGCCCGATCGGCAGGACCAGCACCTCGGCGCCCGCCGCGCGGGCCGCCTCGGCGGTACCGTCGTCGCCGGCGTCGTCCACCACCAGCACGTCGCAGCCGAGCACCTGGCGGACGCCGCGCACGACTTCGCCCACCGTGGCCGCCTCGTTACGGGCGGGCATGACGGCCAGGCAATCGCGCGGATTCAAGGGCGGACGCATCGGGATCGGGGCGGGCCCGGCGAGAAAGGACCGCGATTCTCGGCAGTCACGCAAGCCGCTGTCAACCGCGGGCCCGCCGGAAACCGCGTAACGGCGCGGTTCCGGCCCGCCCGGCGCCGCTCAGCTGACGCTCTCGGCGCTGTAGCGCGCCAGCAGGCCGCTGCGCACCGCGCGGCGATGGATATGGACGAAGAACGCATAGGCCGCCAGCACCTCCAGCACCGCCAGCCCCAGCGCCCAGGCCAGGGTCTGGGCCGGAAACGGCTGGCCGGCGAGGATCGCCCGCATCCCCTCGAACACGTAGGCCGGCGGCAGCAGGTGGGCGACCCACTGCATCCACGCCGGCAGGATCGACAGCGGATAGAACACCGCCGCGAACGGCGACAGCAGCGCCGGGATCGGCCAGATCAGCCATTCGGACGCCGGTCCCAGCCGCAGCACGATCGCGCTGGCCAGGATCCCCAGCCCCACGCCGAACAGCAGCAGGACCAGCAGGAACGGCACGAAGGCCAGCCCGTAGGCGAAGAACGACAGGCCGAACACCCCGGTCGCCAGCGCCAGCATGACCGCCAGGCTGATCGCGCCGGTCGCCAGGCTGGTCAGCACCAGGCCGGTCACGTATTCGGAGATCGCCAGCGGTGTCGCGAACAGGTTCAGGAGGTTGCGCGCCCAGATGTCCTCGAAGAACGCGGTCGTCACGCCGTGCATGATGCGGCCGAAGAAATTCCACAGCAGCACCGCGCCGAGCAGACCGAGCGCCAACGCCGGCCCGGCATCCGACAGCGTGGCCAGGTAGCGCGTGATGAAGCCCCACAGCACGATGTCGATCGCGCTCCAGGCGAAGGCCGGCACCAGCCGGGTCGGGCTGGCGCGCATCAGGTAGAACTGGCGCAGCACGATCGCGCCGACACGACGCAGTTTCATCGCTCCCCCTCGGCCGCCAGCGGCTGGCGCGCCAGGCGGATGAACAGCGCGTCCAGCGAATCGGCACCGTGCTGGTGCGGCAGCGTGCGCGGATCGCCTTCCAGCAGGATGCGCCCCTGCGCCAGGAACAGCACGCGGTCGCAGACTGCCTGCACCTCGTGCATGTTGTGCGAGGTCCACAGGATGCCGCCACGACCACGGTCGGCGATGCCGCGGATCAGTGCGCGCAGGTCCTGGGCCGTCGCCGGGTCCAGCGAGGCGGTCGGCTCGTCCAGCAGCAGCAGGACCGGATCGTTGAGTACCGCCTTGGCCAGGCCCACACGCGTCTGCTCGCCCGAGGACAGCAGACCGCAGCGCGTGTCGGCGAAGCGCACGAGGTCGAACTCGGCCAGCAGGTCCTCGATGCGGCGGCCGAGGTCCGGCACCTCATAGAGCATGCCGAACCAGCGCAGGTTCTGGCGCACGGTCAGGTTGCCCGGCAGCGCCGCGTAGACCGCTGCGAAATTGCTGCGCGCCAGCGCCTGCGAACGGTGGCGCGCCAGGTCCACGCCGTCGATCCGGATGCTGCCCGCGCTCGGCGCCAGCAGGCCCAGGATCATGTTGATCGTGGTCGTCTTGCCGGCGCCGTTGGGGCCGAGCAGGCCGACGATCTCGCCGCGGCCGACCGTGAAGGCGATGCCGTCCACCGCCGTCGTCGCGCCGTAGCGCTTGGCGAGATCGGCGACGGCGAGTACCGGCGCGGCGCCCGGGCCGGCGCGCCCGGCGCCGATCGCCGTCATCGGCAGGCTCCGACGTGTCGGAGCCGCATCACGGCTCGAACCCGTCGTCGAACAGCGGATCGACGCCGGCCCGGCACTGCGCGTCCGGCAGGCCCACCGTCAGGTTGTCCACGCTCCAACCGTCGAACTCACCCGAGGCGTCGCTGCGCGTGCGCAGGCGCAGTTGGACGCTGCCCTGTCCCGCCAGCTGCGGCAGGTCCAGCGTCACGCGCCGCCACTGCGCACGGCCGCTGCAGCGGTAGACCTCGCTCCAGACCGCATGCGCCGCGTCGGTCGACACCTCGACGACACCGGTATCGTAGGTTTCCTCGGTGTAGCAGCGCTCGTCGAAGGCCAGCGACACCGCCGCGTAGCCGGACAGGTCCAGTGCCGGCGAGACCAGGCGCAGGTCCGTGCTCGACGGATAGCGCCCGCCCGGGCTGTCGTTCCAGACGTGCTGGCCGGTCACCGTCGGCTCGATGCCCCAGCCGCCGGTCGCCGGCTGCGGCGTCCAGCCGGCATTGCCGGCCTCGACGTCGTCGGCGAACGCGTTGCACTGCGGACTGAGCGCGATATCGCGCGTGCGCGTCGCGCCGGCCACCAGCGCGAGGTTCTCGATCCGCTCGGTCAGGTAGCCGAAGCGGCGCGCCTCCAGCACCGCCGATCCCGGATGCGCATGCAGGCGGTAGCTGCCGTCGCTCGCGGCGGGCAGCGCGCGGACGTCGCCGTCGCTCTCCACCAGGCGCACCCCGGCCGCCAGCGGCAGCCCGGTCGTGCGGTCGGTGACGGTACCGGCGACCGTCGCCACCGTGCCGGCCGCCGCCACCTCGACGAAGGCCGAGGCCGGCGGACCGTCCGCGCCGGCGGCGTTGCGCGCCTGCACGTGCACGGGGTGGCGGCCGGCCCCGAGCGCAGCGGCGCTGACCGGCGCCGATACCGCCTCGGCGGCCTGGTCGAAGGCGCCGTCGTCCGCCGTCAGCGGCAGGCTGGACGCCGCGTGCCACGGCAGGGCGTCGATGCTCGCGCTGGCCGCGGTGATCGCGAACACCGGCTGCGCGGCGCCGTAGACGTTGTAGCCGCCGTCGTCCGCCCGGGCGCGGATCCGCGCCGTCTCGCCGGCGAGGATCAGGTTCGGCTCCACGCGCACCTCGGCCACGTCCGGCCCGGCCGGCAGCCGGTACGGCGCCGCCAGGTTGCGCGCGATGTAGCGCAGTCCCGCCAGGTTCTTCGGCCAGGTGTCGTCCTCGAACGCCGCGCAGTCCTGGAAGAAGTCCAGGCCGCCCAGCTCGATCGTGTAGGCCGCCACGCCGAGCGCGCCGTAGGCCGTATCGGGCGTGGTGCCGCTGGTCGCGCCGATGCCGTTGGAGACGATCGGCAGGTATCCGTTGTGCCAGCCGATGCGGCGCGCGAACGTGGTCAGCTGCGGCGCGTTCGGCGCCGGCGTCGCGGTGTCGCCCCACGGCCACAGCACCAGCCGGCCGTTGCTGTGCAGGTCCAGCACCACGCCGGTGACCGTGTCCGCTGCCGGCGTGGTGCGGTCGTCGAGGCGGCGGTCGGCGAACAGGCCGCCCGCATACGGCGCGCCGGCCGAGGCCTGCACACCGGCGACATAGGCCATCACCGCCTGCGTCTCCGGCTCCGACGCCGCCGCCGGCCCGCGGAACGTCTGCGTGCACGGATCGGCGCTGGCGCCGCCCGCGTTCCAGTTGAACGGATAGTTGCGGTTGAGATCGACGCCCGCGTGGTAGCTGCCGGTCGGCGGCTGCGCCGTGCAGGCGCCGAAGGCGTCGTCGGCGTTCTTGCGCCAGAGCACGCCGGTCTCGGCGATCTTGCGACCGTCCGGGTTGGCCTGCACCAGCAGATGGATCTGGTAGTGGTCGAGCAGCGTCGTCGCGTCCGCGTCGCGGCCGTAGCCGGTCGCCAGCCACTCGCCGAAGCGCAGCGCCGCCTCCGCCGTCACGTACTCGCGCGCATGGATGCCGCCCAGCACGAACAGCGCCGGCTTGTCCGGGAACGTGCCCGCCGTCGCCGCCTGGGTCAAACGCAGCACCTTGAGCGCGTGACCCGCGCCGGGGTCCTGGGTGCGCCGCCACGACGGCCCGATCTCGACCACCGAAGCCAGGGCCGGATACGTCGCCGCCAGTTGCTGCATGCGCGCTTCGGACTCCTCGACCGTGCGGTAGCAGGCGTAGCCGGGGATGCTCTCGGCGGCGCCGTGGCGCTCCAGGTCCTGCAGGCGCGCACTGGCCACCGCATCGATGCGTACCGCGAATCCGGCCGCGCCCAGGCGCGCCAGCGTCGCGCCGTCGGCCACCGCCGTGACCCGCCGGCGCAAGGGATCGACCGCGGGATGGCCGAACTCCGTCGCCAGCCGGTCGCGCTCGGCGTCGTCGGCATAGTCGATCTCGGCGATCCAGCTCGCTGCCGGCACGGCCAGCGGCCATCCGAGCGCAGCGGCCAGGACCGGGGCGAGACAGCGGCGCGAACGCAATCCAGCGGCGGCGGGCATGACGGACCATCCTGATCGGCGACGAGCGCCGGATGGTAGCTGCCGGGCGGTGCGAAGGCCACGCGCTGGAGGTCATGCAGCGGCCGTGGCGCAGCGGACTCGTCCGCCGGATGAATGCTGGACGCTGCGCGCCGCGTGTTCGGGTGACGCCGGCCGGGCGGCGCGCTACCCTCGCGCGCCTATGACCGAACCCACCCAGCACGATTTCACCCTGGAGCCGGACGACAACGAACGGCTGTCGAACCTGGTCGGCCCGTTCGACGAGCACCTGCGCCAGATCGAACTGCGGCTCGGCGTCGAGATCGCCAACCGCGGCCACGTGTTCCGCGTGATCGGCGACGCGCGGCCGGTGCAGCTGGCCACGCGCCTGCTGCAGCGCCTCTACGCCGCCACCGCCGACGAGGTGCTGACCGCGCCCCAGATCAACCTGCACCTGCAGGAGTCGGGCATCGAGGCGATCGCCGCCGAGGCCGCCGAAGGCGTCCAGGACGTCAGCGTCAAGGTCAAGCGCGGCACGATCCGCGGCCGCGGTCCCAACCAGGCGCGCTACCTGCACGCGATCGCCACCCACGACATCAACTTCGGCATCGGCCCGGCCGGCACCGGCAAGACCTACCTCGCCGTCGCGATGGCGGTCGACGCGCTCAACGACAACCGCGCCCAGCGCCTGATCCTGGTGCGTCCCGCGGTGGAGGCCGGCGAGAAGCTCGGCTTCCTGCCCGGCGACCTCACGCAGAAGGTGGACCCGTACCTGCGTCCCCTCTACGACGCCCTCTACGAGATGCTCGGCATCGAGCGCGTGACCAAGCTGATCGAGCGCAACGTCATCGAGATCGCCCCGCTCGCCTACATGCGCGGACGCACCCTGAACGACTCGTTCGTGATCCTCGACGAAGCGCAGAACACCACCGTCGAGCAGATGAAGATGTTCCTGACACGCATCGGCTTCGGTTCCGTCGCCGTCGTCACCGGCGACGTCACCCAGACCGACCTGCCGCGCCACATCCGCTCCGGCCTGCGCGACGCCATCGAGGTGCTGCGCGACGTCGAGGGCATCAGCTTCACGTTCTTCAACGCCAAGGACGTCGTCCGCCACCCGCTGGTCCAACGCATCGTCCGTGCCTACGAGGCGCACGAAGGCCTACCGAAGGAAGCCCCATGATCACCCCGTACCGCCGCCTGGCGGCGCTCGCCCTGCTCGCCGCCCTGCCGGCTGCCGCGCAGACCTACAACGGGCCCGAAAGCGTGGAGGCACATCCGCGCCTCAAGCGCCTGCTGGTCAGCAATACCGGCGGCGGCAACGTGCTCGCACGCGCCGAGGACGGCACGCTCAGCGTGTTCACGTCCGACCCGTCCTCGCCGTACGGCATCGAGCTGCTGGCCGGCACGCTGTTCGTGCTCGACTCCGGCCGCGTCAAGGGCTACGACATCGACAGCGCCGCGCCGGTGATGAACCTGCCGCTGACCGGCGCCGCGTTCCTCAACGGCATCACGTCCAACGGCCTGGACACGCTCTACGTCAGCGACTTCAACGGACGGCGCATCTACCAGGTCGGCGTCGCCGACCTCGGTGCGCCGACGCAGGTCGAGCTGACCTCCACCGGCACCGCGACGCCGAACGGCGTGGTCTACGACCGCGACGGCAACCGCCTGCTGATCGCGACCTGGGGCAGCAATGCCAAGGTGCTGAGCCTGGACCTCGGCACGCCCGGCGCGACGCCGCAGACACTGATCCAGACCACGCTCGGCAACATCGACGGCATCGTGCTCGACTGCCGCGGCACGCTCTTCGTCGCCGCCTGGAGCGGCTGCGGTACCGCCGGAGGCTGCCTGCGCCGCTTCGACCCGCCGTTCGCGATCGACTCGCCGGCCGTCGTCGTCGCCAATGGCCTGGCCAATCCCGCCGACATCGACTACGACATGCGCACGGCCGAGATCACCGTGCCCGAATCCGGCGGCGCGCGCGTCAGCCTGCATCCCAGCAGCTGCGGTCGCTCCCTCTTCATCGACGACTTCGAGCGGTGATGCCGGCTTGACCGCCGAACCGACCGTGCACCTGTCGCTCGCCGTCGGCCTGCTGCGCCGCGGCCTGCCACAGCGCACGAGCTTCGCGCGCTGGGTCGCCGCGGCCGTCGCCGCCGCCCGCCGCCGCCGCGCGACCGAGCTGTCGATCCGCCTGGTCGGCGTCGACGAAGGGCGGCTGCTCAATGTCCAGTACCGCGGTCGCGACTACGCGACCAACGTGCTGTCGTTTCCTGCCGACCTGCCACCAGGTCTCCGGCTGCCGCTGATCGGCGACCTGGTGATCTGCGCACCGGTCGTCGCGCGCGAGGCCGCCGAACAGGGCAAGACCGCCCGCGACCACTACGCCCACCTCACCGTCCACGGTGTGCTGCACCTGCTCGGCTACGACCATGAAGCCGACGCCGACGCCGAGCGCATGGAGGCGCTGGAAACGCGCGTGCTGGCCGGGCTGGGCGTGGCCGACCCGTATCGCGATTGACATGCACGACGGGTGATCCGGCCTCGGCCGGCGTTTCGAGCTGAAGCCCATCCCGGCCGCAGCACCCCGATCTGTTTCGGCCACCCCCACTCCGCTGCAACGGTAGTGCCCCCATCACCGTCCGTATCCGTGCCGGCACCCCGAGTGCGGGGAGATGCCGGCGCTTCGATGAAGGGAGGCCTCATGAAGATGCAACGAGCATGGCGAGTTCGGTTGCTGGCTTTGGGGTTGGCAGCCGCCCAGACTGCTACGGCCCAGACTGCGGGCGTAGTCGAAACATACGACCAGATACCACCCTGGCTACTGGGTTCGGGAACTGCGGAGTATCCATCCGAAG
Protein-coding regions in this window:
- a CDS encoding glycosyltransferase family 2 protein; translated protein: MRPPLNPRDCLAVMPARNEAATVGEVVRGVRQVLGCDVLVVDDAGDDGTAEAARAAGAEVLVLPIGLGAWGATQAGIRYALRRGYGGVVTLDADGQHLPSSLPALFGEQARSGADVVIGTCTERLSRPKRVAWHYLRVLTGLPLRDFTSGLRLYHRRAVARLASPEASLLDFQDVGVLMLLAREGRTIAEVPTPMRPRCNGHSRVFASWWVVLRYMINTTVLCLARFDAGRRAPRQAPAGSARR
- a CDS encoding ABC transporter permease yields the protein MKLRRVGAIVLRQFYLMRASPTRLVPAFAWSAIDIVLWGFITRYLATLSDAGPALALGLLGAVLLWNFFGRIMHGVTTAFFEDIWARNLLNLFATPLAISEYVTGLVLTSLATGAISLAVMLALATGVFGLSFFAYGLAFVPFLLVLLLFGVGLGILASAIVLRLGPASEWLIWPIPALLSPFAAVFYPLSILPAWMQWVAHLLPPAYVFEGMRAILAGQPFPAQTLAWALGLAVLEVLAAYAFFVHIHRRAVRSGLLARYSAESVS
- a CDS encoding ABC transporter ATP-binding protein encodes the protein MTAIGAGRAGPGAAPVLAVADLAKRYGATTAVDGIAFTVGRGEIVGLLGPNGAGKTTTINMILGLLAPSAGSIRIDGVDLARHRSQALARSNFAAVYAALPGNLTVRQNLRWFGMLYEVPDLGRRIEDLLAEFDLVRFADTRCGLLSSGEQTRVGLAKAVLNDPVLLLLDEPTASLDPATAQDLRALIRGIADRGRGGILWTSHNMHEVQAVCDRVLFLAQGRILLEGDPRTLPHQHGADSLDALFIRLARQPLAAEGER
- a CDS encoding M14 family zinc carboxypeptidase, with amino-acid sequence MPAAAGLRSRRCLAPVLAAALGWPLAVPAASWIAEIDYADDAERDRLATEFGHPAVDPLRRRVTAVADGATLARLGAAGFAVRIDAVASARLQDLERHGAAESIPGYACYRTVEESEARMQQLAATYPALASVVEIGPSWRRTQDPGAGHALKVLRLTQAATAGTFPDKPALFVLGGIHAREYVTAEAALRFGEWLATGYGRDADATTLLDHYQIHLLVQANPDGRKIAETGVLWRKNADDAFGACTAQPPTGSYHAGVDLNRNYPFNWNAGGASADPCTQTFRGPAAASEPETQAVMAYVAGVQASAGAPYAGGLFADRRLDDRTTPAADTVTGVVLDLHSNGRLVLWPWGDTATPAPNAPQLTTFARRIGWHNGYLPIVSNGIGATSGTTPDTAYGALGVAAYTIELGGLDFFQDCAAFEDDTWPKNLAGLRYIARNLAAPYRLPAGPDVAEVRVEPNLILAGETARIRARADDGGYNVYGAAQPVFAITAASASIDALPWHAASSLPLTADDGAFDQAAEAVSAPVSAAALGAGRHPVHVQARNAAGADGPPASAFVEVAAAGTVATVAGTVTDRTTGLPLAAGVRLVESDGDVRALPAASDGSYRLHAHPGSAVLEARRFGYLTERIENLALVAGATRTRDIALSPQCNAFADDVEAGNAGWTPQPATGGWGIEPTVTGQHVWNDSPGGRYPSSTDLRLVSPALDLSGYAAVSLAFDERCYTEETYDTGVVEVSTDAAHAVWSEVYRCSGRAQWRRVTLDLPQLAGQGSVQLRLRTRSDASGEFDGWSVDNLTVGLPDAQCRAGVDPLFDDGFEP
- a CDS encoding PhoH family protein, translated to MTEPTQHDFTLEPDDNERLSNLVGPFDEHLRQIELRLGVEIANRGHVFRVIGDARPVQLATRLLQRLYAATADEVLTAPQINLHLQESGIEAIAAEAAEGVQDVSVKVKRGTIRGRGPNQARYLHAIATHDINFGIGPAGTGKTYLAVAMAVDALNDNRAQRLILVRPAVEAGEKLGFLPGDLTQKVDPYLRPLYDALYEMLGIERVTKLIERNVIEIAPLAYMRGRTLNDSFVILDEAQNTTVEQMKMFLTRIGFGSVAVVTGDVTQTDLPRHIRSGLRDAIEVLRDVEGISFTFFNAKDVVRHPLVQRIVRAYEAHEGLPKEAP
- a CDS encoding SMP-30/gluconolactonase/LRE family protein, producing MITPYRRLAALALLAALPAAAQTYNGPESVEAHPRLKRLLVSNTGGGNVLARAEDGTLSVFTSDPSSPYGIELLAGTLFVLDSGRVKGYDIDSAAPVMNLPLTGAAFLNGITSNGLDTLYVSDFNGRRIYQVGVADLGAPTQVELTSTGTATPNGVVYDRDGNRLLIATWGSNAKVLSLDLGTPGATPQTLIQTTLGNIDGIVLDCRGTLFVAAWSGCGTAGGCLRRFDPPFAIDSPAVVVANGLANPADIDYDMRTAEITVPESGGARVSLHPSSCGRSLFIDDFER
- the ybeY gene encoding rRNA maturation RNase YbeY, encoding MTAEPTVHLSLAVGLLRRGLPQRTSFARWVAAAVAAARRRRATELSIRLVGVDEGRLLNVQYRGRDYATNVLSFPADLPPGLRLPLIGDLVICAPVVAREAAEQGKTARDHYAHLTVHGVLHLLGYDHEADADAERMEALETRVLAGLGVADPYRD